The Geitlerinema sp. PCC 9228 genome includes the window ATTGCTGCTGCCAGTACCGAACGCGATCGCTTAGCATTGAAAACTTGCTATATCCTAGGATTGCGGGTTCACGAACTTTCCAATCTTCATTGCTCAGACTTCAGCCGAGATGGCAACCGTTATAAAGTGCGTATCATAGGGAAAAACAGCAAAGAAGCCTATTTGCCAGTAGATAGGGAACTGGTGAACGAGCTTCGACAACTGGAAACCACCGGCTACATCTTCCAGAGGATAACCCCTTTGAAATCGAAGTTTTGATAGCAAATACGCGACAAACTTAAATTTTAAAGCTAAAATAATATCTATACAAACAAAGCTATTTGTTCTTTTAAGGTGAGATATTTATGATTGAAGGAAAGTATTTTGAAGTATTAAAATTATTGAACAGTTCAGTCGTTCTGAGTGTAGTAGGTTTACTAAGTTTTGTGCCTCCGGCCATAGCTCAACCAGCTACATCCTGGAGAAAACAAGGAACTGGTATCGATTTTCAATCTAAACAAGAATGTATAAGGCACGCTAAACTAGTAATGACACATTATAATTTTCAAAATACTGGAAGTAGCGGCAACTCAGGTTGGAAGGGAGAACAAGGTTCTACCCGTGGTTATGTTCTTTGTGATGATAATGGTTCTCAAGTATATATATTTTGTGCTGGTGATGATTTGGAAAACGTAACAAATGTTTGTGACAATTTAGAGAGATATATGCAAGAATGATGTAAATATTTTTTAGAATTCTAAGCAATAAAATTTTGACTTGACTGGTTCGCTAAATAATTCAAAAAATGTAATCAATTGGCTTGGTAAGCGATCGCCGGTGCAATTGCATCGGATTATGAAACGCGCCGCTGGCAATGTAGGATTGGATGAAAAGATATCCATGCACTGGCTACGCCACCTTGTAGCGATTTGGTGAATAGTGGTAAGTTCATTTTAAGTCAAGTGCAGCGGTTTATGATACCATTTCTGAAAAACAATAATTTTCTGAAATTTTCCAATTTCCCTGGTAGGGGCGCTTCGCGAAGCGCCCCTACTCACGCGTTGCGCCCCTACAAAAATGCCTCTATTATCTCTTGCATATTATTAAGAATGGTATGAGGCATAGTAGCGCCACCACTATAGTGCTACGCTCTAAGTTTAGGACATTAAATTTGAAATAACACTGGCAAAAGTTGGCTCCCCCTTCAACTATCGTCCTAACTTTTTTCGTAGCGCTATACCA containing:
- a CDS encoding tyrosine-type recombinase/integrase translates to MSSDKKLVVVRSLLSHCVAEGYLNDNVATNIGKVNQDKENKASQSQLPTERVIGSDEVWKLIAAASTERDRLALKTCYILGLRVHELSNLHCSDFSRDGNRYKVRIIGKNSKEAYLPVDRELVNELRQLETTGYIFQRITPLKSKF